One genomic segment of Rivularia sp. PCC 7116 includes these proteins:
- the cas3 gene encoding type I-D CRISPR-associated helicase Cas3' — protein sequence MSNYRIQLKSIYSCPADEVPEDVNLPKGWMLAWHQLETLKALRNADIDVVINTAMTGDGKSLAAYLQVLQENCCAIGLYPTNELARDQETQTKGYIETFQPRNEPRVTRLSGADLEIYAENEGLKKSSAISTRTHQSEVVLTNPDIFHYLHRGAYLTPDDSPDKLWGRIDKDFDLFILDEFHVFAAPQIASVINTMLLIKFTNRRKKFLFLSATPDDNLIGKLQKAGFRCKVINPLEENKYRFPDTLAESLELKNKNWRQVSRPISLNFISLEPTFKASENWLRENSSLILEYFQNHPGSKGAIILNSIAAVKRLVPFFEELLQPSNLSVGENTGLSGRTQKEFSLSADLVLGTSTIDVGVDFKINFLIFESADAGNFIQRLGRLGRHDGYEKDGEDIKFDNFTAYALIPKFLVERLFKEDSPPLQENGIYNRPFFHNTIIEKYRQINDFSGYYRRWAGVQSVQLTWKLKHKTVKQQYSETVKEFSKTCESVFDTKLNSVFGCIKGWEKTWNELSGTKGNPIAEDAASFRGSSSLQCGIYDLTEQNEADRFKTYDLPGIVANLDIEMWTEAGFIRTLKDTASRINQPIPKGRFAHCLGFMKLRSYREERLNWKFIYSGDLQPIADAWKVQVLKGIEIWQPDNPWIGEINKRLKKKGLVCYVLRNPVTEIRMRLRLPMHFQIYPICDKYSINDATAPYSIAFSQSGLLLDTLAYTFKGKGDETWIY from the coding sequence ATGTCCAATTACAGAATTCAACTCAAATCTATATATTCATGTCCTGCTGATGAGGTACCCGAGGATGTTAATCTTCCTAAAGGATGGATGCTTGCATGGCATCAATTAGAAACGCTCAAAGCATTACGCAACGCCGATATAGACGTTGTAATCAATACCGCGATGACGGGTGATGGTAAGAGTTTAGCTGCTTATTTACAAGTGCTTCAGGAAAACTGTTGCGCTATCGGATTATATCCTACCAACGAACTTGCACGCGACCAGGAAACCCAAACGAAAGGATATATTGAAACATTTCAGCCAAGAAACGAACCTCGGGTTACAAGGTTGAGCGGTGCTGATTTAGAAATTTATGCGGAGAATGAAGGTTTAAAGAAAAGTAGTGCAATTTCAACTCGTACCCATCAATCGGAAGTTGTTCTTACCAACCCTGATATCTTCCATTATCTACATCGTGGTGCTTATTTGACTCCCGATGACAGCCCAGATAAATTATGGGGAAGGATAGATAAAGATTTTGATTTATTTATCTTAGACGAATTTCACGTTTTTGCAGCACCTCAAATTGCTAGCGTTATCAATACGATGCTGTTGATTAAGTTTACAAACCGTCGGAAGAAGTTTCTATTTCTTTCAGCGACACCGGATGATAATTTAATCGGGAAGTTGCAAAAAGCGGGTTTTCGCTGCAAGGTTATTAATCCGTTAGAGGAAAATAAATATAGATTTCCAGATACATTAGCAGAATCTCTTGAGTTGAAAAATAAAAATTGGCGGCAGGTTTCACGTCCAATATCTTTAAATTTTATATCTTTGGAACCAACTTTTAAAGCTTCTGAAAACTGGTTGAGAGAAAACAGCAGTTTAATTTTAGAATATTTTCAAAATCATCCAGGTAGTAAGGGTGCAATTATTCTAAATTCAATTGCAGCAGTTAAAAGATTGGTACCGTTTTTTGAGGAATTATTACAGCCATCAAATTTAAGCGTTGGTGAAAATACAGGTTTATCGGGAAGAACGCAAAAAGAGTTTTCTTTATCAGCAGATTTAGTTTTAGGTACAAGTACGATTGATGTTGGTGTAGATTTTAAAATTAATTTTTTGATATTTGAATCAGCCGATGCGGGTAATTTTATTCAGCGTTTGGGAAGATTGGGAAGACATGATGGTTACGAGAAAGATGGTGAAGATATTAAGTTTGATAATTTTACAGCTTATGCGTTAATTCCTAAATTTCTAGTAGAGCGTTTATTTAAAGAAGATTCACCGCCGCTACAAGAAAACGGTATTTATAATCGTCCTTTCTTCCACAACACAATTATTGAAAAGTACCGTCAAATTAACGATTTTAGCGGATATTATCGTCGTTGGGCTGGAGTTCAGTCAGTTCAACTTACTTGGAAACTAAAGCATAAAACAGTTAAACAGCAATATTCAGAAACTGTAAAAGAATTTAGTAAAACTTGCGAATCTGTGTTTGATACAAAATTAAATTCTGTCTTCGGATGTATTAAAGGATGGGAGAAAACATGGAACGAACTTTCTGGTACAAAAGGTAATCCCATCGCTGAAGATGCAGCGAGTTTTCGGGGTTCTAGTAGTTTGCAATGTGGAATCTATGATTTAACCGAACAAAACGAAGCAGATAGATTTAAAACCTACGATTTACCCGGAATTGTCGCTAATTTAGATATTGAAATGTGGACAGAAGCCGGATTTATCAGAACTTTGAAAGATACTGCTTCCCGAATTAATCAACCGATTCCCAAAGGTAGATTTGCTCACTGTTTGGGATTTATGAAATTGCGTAGCTATCGAGAGGAAAGATTGAATTGGAAATTTATTTATTCTGGAGATTTGCAACCGATAGCTGATGCTTGGAAAGTACAGGTATTAAAAGGTATTGAAATTTGGCAACCCGATAACCCTTGGATTGGTGAAATTAATAAAAGATTGAAGAAAAAGGGTTTGGTTTGTTACGTGTTGCGAAATCCAGTTACAGAAATACGGATGCGGTTACGATTACCGATGCATTTTCAGATTTATCCGATTTGTGACAAGTACAGTATTAATGATGCAACTGCGCCTTATTCTATAGCTTTTAGTCAGTCGGGGCTGTTGTTGGATACTTTGGCTTATACGTTTAAAGGTAAGGGAGATGAGACTTGGATTTATTAG
- a CDS encoding WYL domain-containing protein, which translates to MSRKGKSITLSVSERDKAELETLALEFGCNWGERPNISKLVESIARRQLIVAPNNDWTNERIKALETARKALVDLGKTDEAKQIAELLKSRSELTLPFREEIETFLNHPLPAWRQQVDNLIHRQQPFRLSYQDAAERVWSYTVLHARIVPIEKRQYLLCRAEESEGNQDVEGLRHNWTLRLDRIQEAAVVSIDKPWENDLERIAVEFHLLSRLAFAYQRKTEDIFVSELEAEPPIKRVVRNISGTFWFFREITRYGKDCEIVSPEAVRSQFKQNLKSLCQAYDLEIKEED; encoded by the coding sequence ATGAGCAGAAAAGGTAAGTCCATAACACTTTCGGTTTCAGAAAGAGATAAAGCTGAGTTAGAAACCCTAGCGCTAGAGTTTGGCTGTAATTGGGGAGAACGTCCGAATATCTCGAAGCTGGTAGAATCAATAGCACGTCGTCAGTTAATCGTTGCTCCTAATAATGATTGGACAAACGAACGTATCAAAGCTTTAGAAACAGCTCGTAAAGCTTTGGTAGATTTAGGCAAAACCGATGAAGCCAAGCAAATAGCAGAGTTATTAAAATCTAGAAGCGAATTAACCCTTCCTTTCCGAGAAGAAATCGAAACTTTTCTTAATCATCCCTTACCAGCTTGGCGACAGCAGGTTGATAATTTGATTCACCGACAGCAACCGTTTCGGTTATCCTATCAAGATGCAGCAGAGCGGGTGTGGAGTTACACCGTTTTACACGCTCGAATTGTACCGATAGAAAAGCGTCAATATTTGCTGTGTCGTGCTGAAGAATCCGAAGGTAATCAAGATGTAGAAGGATTGCGTCATAATTGGACGTTACGTTTGGATAGAATTCAAGAAGCTGCGGTGGTTTCTATTGATAAACCTTGGGAAAATGATTTAGAAAGAATAGCAGTAGAATTTCATTTATTAAGTAGACTCGCTTTCGCTTACCAACGTAAAACAGAAGATATATTTGTCAGCGAATTAGAGGCTGAACCACCTATAAAAAGAGTTGTTAGAAATATATCCGGCACATTTTGGTTTTTCAGAGAAATTACCAGATACGGCAAAGACTGCGAAATCGTCTCTCCCGAAGCAGTGCGATCGCAATTCAAACAAAACCTCAAATCCCTCTGCCAAGCCTACGATTTAGAAATTAAGGAAGAGGATTAA
- a CDS encoding pitrilysin family protein, whose translation MSSTLLKFPRLNAPKLQHLPNGLTIVAEQMPVEAVNLNLWVDIGSTFESDAINGMAHFLEHMIFKGTKRLASGEFERRIEERGAVTNAATSQDYTHYYVTAAPKDFAELAPLQIDIVMNACIPEEAFERERLVVLEEIRRSEDSPQRRTFSNAMETAFENLPYRRSVLGPEAVISQLKVEQMRSFHAQNYQPKSVTAVAVGNLPEEELIEIIAKGFADIEKRDLGKIETQDINLLQSEPAFTEIVRKEFVDENLQQARLIMLWRVPGLMQLNQTYGLDVLSAILGHGRTSRLWRDLREERELVNYISVSNMTNQLQGTFLIAAHCEIENLAAVEEAIVQHIRKIQTQIEESEIARVRKRVANRFIFANERPSDRANLYGYYQTLVGDLEPAFDFPYHIQSQDRETLIQAARTYLSPDAYGVVVMKPN comes from the coding sequence ATGTCCTCAACTCTGCTAAAGTTTCCTCGTCTGAATGCCCCGAAGCTACAACACTTACCCAATGGTTTGACGATAGTAGCAGAGCAAATGCCAGTAGAAGCAGTAAACCTTAATTTATGGGTTGATATAGGTTCAACATTTGAAAGTGATGCTATTAACGGAATGGCTCACTTTTTGGAACATATGATTTTTAAAGGAACTAAGCGACTGGCAAGCGGAGAATTTGAGCGGAGAATTGAAGAGCGTGGTGCCGTAACCAATGCCGCTACTAGTCAAGACTATACGCATTACTATGTAACTGCGGCTCCCAAAGATTTTGCCGAACTTGCACCTTTGCAAATCGATATAGTAATGAATGCCTGCATTCCCGAAGAGGCTTTTGAAAGAGAACGTTTGGTGGTGCTTGAAGAAATTAGACGTAGTGAAGACAGTCCCCAACGTCGTACTTTTAGCAATGCAATGGAAACTGCTTTTGAGAATTTACCATATCGTCGTTCGGTATTGGGGCCAGAAGCAGTTATTTCTCAACTCAAAGTAGAGCAAATGCGCTCTTTTCACGCTCAAAATTATCAACCAAAATCAGTTACTGCCGTTGCTGTTGGTAATTTACCTGAAGAAGAATTAATTGAAATTATTGCTAAGGGTTTTGCTGATATTGAAAAGCGCGATTTAGGTAAGATTGAAACTCAAGATATAAATTTACTACAGTCAGAGCCTGCATTTACAGAAATTGTACGTAAAGAATTTGTTGATGAAAATCTTCAGCAAGCAAGATTAATTATGCTGTGGCGAGTTCCTGGGTTAATGCAGCTAAATCAAACCTATGGACTAGACGTACTTTCCGCTATATTAGGGCACGGACGCACATCGAGGTTATGGCGAGATTTACGGGAAGAACGCGAGTTGGTTAACTATATATCTGTAAGTAATATGACCAACCAATTACAGGGGACTTTTTTGATTGCGGCTCATTGTGAAATAGAAAATTTAGCTGCTGTAGAAGAAGCAATAGTGCAACATATTCGCAAAATTCAAACGCAAATAGAAGAATCCGAAATAGCCAGAGTTCGCAAACGTGTAGCTAATAGGTTTATTTTTGCTAACGAAAGACCAAGCGATCGTGCGAATTTATACGGATATTATCAAACTTTGGTAGGTGATTTGGAACCTGCTTTTGATTTCCCCTATCATATTCAATCACAAGATAGAGAAACTTTGATTCAAGCTGCTAGAACATATCTTTCCCCAGATGCTTATGGGGTGGTGGTGATGAAACCCAATTGA
- a CDS encoding fructosamine kinase family protein, which translates to MWTEINAQISQATGENFQTQQRRSVSGGCINQGYSVSDGKRTFFVKLNQAFQVAMFEAEALGVKQMYDTNTIRVPKPICYGVAGNSCYIVLEWLEIGRGDSKASEEMGRKLAQMHKKSLSEKFGWDMNNTIGSTPQINTWTDDWVEFWTKHRLGYQFELGKRRGGSFPQASELLNAIPELLAGHEVQPSLVHGDLWGGNAGFTVDGEPIIFDPATYFGDREVDIAMTEVFGGFSTAFYQGYNEVFPLDHGYEKRKTLYNLYHILNHFNLFGGGYGSQANGMIGRILSNK; encoded by the coding sequence ATGTGGACTGAAATCAACGCTCAAATTAGCCAAGCTACTGGTGAAAATTTCCAAACCCAACAAAGACGTAGCGTTTCGGGTGGGTGCATTAATCAAGGTTATTCTGTAAGCGATGGTAAGCGGACTTTTTTCGTTAAATTAAATCAAGCTTTTCAAGTAGCGATGTTTGAAGCGGAAGCTTTGGGTGTAAAACAAATGTACGATACCAATACTATCCGCGTTCCCAAACCTATTTGTTATGGTGTTGCGGGAAATTCCTGCTATATCGTTTTGGAATGGCTCGAAATCGGTAGAGGTGATAGTAAAGCTTCCGAGGAGATGGGTAGGAAGTTAGCTCAAATGCACAAAAAATCCCTGAGCGAAAAATTTGGCTGGGATATGAACAATACCATCGGTTCAACTCCACAAATTAATACTTGGACTGATGATTGGGTGGAATTCTGGACTAAACATCGGTTGGGATATCAGTTTGAATTAGGTAAGCGTCGGGGTGGTAGTTTTCCCCAAGCCTCGGAATTATTGAATGCTATTCCCGAGTTGTTAGCAGGGCATGAAGTGCAGCCTTCCCTAGTACATGGGGATTTGTGGGGAGGGAATGCTGGGTTTACGGTAGATGGGGAACCAATAATTTTCGATCCGGCAACTTATTTCGGAGATAGGGAAGTTGATATTGCGATGACGGAAGTTTTTGGTGGTTTTTCGACTGCTTTTTATCAAGGTTATAACGAGGTGTTTCCGCTGGATCATGGGTATGAGAAACGGAAGACTTTGTATAATCTTTATCACATTTTGAATCATTTTAATTTGTTTGGTGGTGGGTATGGTTCGCAGGCTAATGGGATGATTGGGAGGATTTTGAGCAATAAATAA